A part of Lepisosteus oculatus isolate fLepOcu1 chromosome 16, fLepOcu1.hap2, whole genome shotgun sequence genomic DNA contains:
- the ogfr gene encoding opioid growth factor receptor, translated as MSSDDDLVCDYDSTWESESEEDDPGGNGARRSISSKSQKSWSFSFFQPSRNQRAAMDMQNYRHGYPEFQDNEEYSRGKMFNLKFYLNEIGTEPDGIMIKEFLQNWKQDYKKLERNHSYIQWLFPLREPGMNYMAYELTREEIEEFHKNEVAKQTLIQSYELMLGFYGIELVNKETGEVKRAWNFEDRFDNLDRNMHNNLRITRILKCLGELGFEHYKAPLVKFFLEETLVNKELSSVKRSVLDYFLFSIRDKRKRRELIEYAYQHFEPKDKFVWCPRRVQKRFARKRSADSSEVSASEGNRNKDVHPGKGRVVDKGKDSKEEEQGKPAEEGTKNRSEEKCPDYKVKGTVADDASQSNEQISLSDDAQSELLPTSAENGQKEVGTGDGKDEVKKNCELPKDCNSTNVEEAASPQDFAFKGKQENESRDEGRGETEKIGNVVDDDLHENNDEAEAGDGKNKKMTPCERSHSSLTIMPDSEQSAAENEQNHRSPEDQLEGPQDAALLGTQQNQEPDRTPSQPELIEPSLTDGTDAGETPDGTNRPADVSITKSAPITNENSNQKSGRGKRTSTLSKEEDMDVDSVNIDAHNNSESEMEQGD; from the exons ATGTCTTCCGACGACGATTTAGTTTGCGACTACGATTCGACCTGGGAATCTGAAAGCGAGGAAGATGACCCTGGGGGAAATGGAGCGCGGAGATCTATATCGAGCAAATCTCAGAAAAGCTGGAGtttt AGCTTTTTCCAGCCTTCTCGAAATCAGCGTGCTGCAATGGACATGCAGAACTATAGGCACGGATATCCA GAATTTCAGGACAATGAAGAGTATTCACGTGGAAAGATGTTCAATTTGAAGTTCTACCTGAATGAAATTGGCACTGAGCCAGATG GAATAATGATCAAAGAATTTCTCCAAAACTGGAAGCAAGACTATAAGAAATTAGAAAGAAACCATTCCTACATTCAGTG GTTATTTCCTTTACGTGAGCCAGGAATGAACTACATGGCCTATGAACTAACCAGGGAAGAAATTGAG GAATTTCATAAAAATGAAGTAGCCAAACAAACACTTATCCAGTCTTATGAGCTCATGCTGGGATTTTACGGTATAGAGCTGGTGAACAAGGAGACTGGAGAAGTGAAGCGAGCTTGGAACTTCGAGGACCGATTTGATAATTTAGACCG AAACATGCACAACAATCTTCGCATAACCCGTATCCTGAAGTGTCTGGGCGAGCTGGGGTTTGAACACTACAAGGCTCCGCTGGTCAAATTCTTCCTAGAAGAGACTCTGGTGAATAAGGAGCTGAGCAGCGTGAAGCGCAGCGTTCTGGACTACTTCTTGTTCTCTATTCGAGACAAGAGGAAGCGCAGGGAACTGATCGAGTACGCCTACCAACACTTCGAGCCCAAGGACAAATTTGTGTGGTGCCCCCGGAGGGTTCAGAAACGTTTCGCCAGAAAGAGATCAGCGGACAGCAGTGAGGTCTCGGCCTCCGAAGGCAACCGGAACAAGGACGTTCATCCTGGGAAGGGACGCGTAGTGGACAAAGGGAAGGATAGCAAGGAGGAGGAGCAAGGTAAACCAGCTGAAGAGGGGACGAAAAATAGGTCAGAGGAGAAATGCCCTGACTACAAAGTGAAAGGAACAGTCGCTGATGACGCAAGTCAAAGTAATGAACAGATAAGTCTGTCTGACGACGCGCAGTCGGAACTTTTACCAACATCTGCAGAAAACGGGCAAAAAGAGGTCGGTACAGGTGATGGAAAAGATGAGGTCAAAAAGAACTGCGAGCTGCCAAAAGACTGCAATTCAACCAACGTTGAGGAAGCAGCATCCCCTCAGGACTTCGCGTTTAAAGGTAAACAAGAGAACGAAAGTAGAGATGAGGGAAGAGGAGAAACCGAGAAAATAGGCAATGTTGTGGATGATGATCTACATGAAAACAATGATGAAGCAGAAGCTGGAGATGGAAAAAATAAGAAGATGACGCCATGTGAGCGCAGCCATAGTTCCTTGACTATCATGCCAGATTCCGAACAAAGTGCAGCTGAGAATGAGCAGAATCACAGATCACCTGAAGATCAATTGGAAGGTCCTCAAGATGCAGCACTCCTGGGAACTCAACAAAACCAGGAACCAGATCGAACACCAAGCCAACCAGAACTAATTGAACCATCTCTGACTGACGGTACAGATGCAGGAGAAACACCAGACGGCACAAATAGACCTGCAGATGTGAGCATTACTAAGTCAGCTCCGATAACCAATGAGAACTCTAATCAGAAAAGTGGGCGTGGCAAACGTACATCCACTCTGTCCAAGGAGGAAGACATGGATGTTGACTCAGTGAACATTGATGCACACAACAATTCAGAGTCAGAAATGGAACAGGGAGATTAA